One genomic window of Sardina pilchardus chromosome 15, fSarPil1.1, whole genome shotgun sequence includes the following:
- the znf414 gene encoding zinc finger protein 414 isoform X2, whose translation MSELAKLLSSGFTGPTVYTPEIANMSTDVKPAIVRSTNTTMPPGSSRVSCTVYGCKRYYTDMTSLNSHINDHQIPAESLPGKVFLCSSLGCEGSFSNMQQLMEHMRVHYKPNIFFICESCRAKLRSYRTLLKHLQTCAKVAKSKAARAGALGEQGPEAELATPISAPDPSEEHKEEDMETEVSLPPTEPPIAVGLSPEPMLSSSPQEASAQSPSSGPQTPPSQPLASPSPQGASAASNAIWRKNQGQSFSSRILWEHTRGRYNCLQCGHSTPNRKEMTAHIEGQHKSPSGKPSSETDGTDSSPTQLQSPSDGELSADTHP comes from the exons ATG TCTGAGCTAGCGAAACTGTTGTCCTCTGGCTTCACGGGTCCAACTGTTTACACTCCTGAAATTGCAAACATGTCCACCGACGTTAAGCCTGCCATTGTACGGTCCACAAATACTACGATGCCACCAG GCAGCAGTCGCGTATCCTGCACAGTGTACGGGTGCAAGAGATACTACACTGACATGACATCACTTAACAGTCACATCAACGACCACCAGATTCCTGCAGAGTCTTTACCAG GGAAGGTATTCCTGTGCTCTTCATTGGGTTGTGAGGGCTCCTTCTCCAACATGCAACAGCTGATGGAACACATGAGGGTCCATTATAAACCAAACATCTTtttcat CTGTGAGAGTTGCCGGGCCAAGCTGCGATCCTATCGCACACTTCTGAAACACCTGCAAACCTGCGCTAAAGTGGCCAAGAGCAAGGCGGCGCGTGCAGGGGCACTCGGTGAGCAAGGCCCCGAGGCTGAGCTTGCGACCCCCATCTCTGCACCTGACCCATCAGAGGAGCACAAGGAGGAGGACATGGAGACAGAAGTCAGCCTGCCGCCCACAGAGCCCCCCATAGCTGTGGGGCTCTCCCCCGAGCCCATGCTCTCCTCCAGTCCCCAGGAGGCGTCTGCTCAGAGTCCCAGCAGCGGACCTCAGACCCCCCCGTCACAACCGCTGGCCTCCCCCTCGCCTCAGGGAGCTTCAGCTGCCTCCAACGCTATCTGGAGGAAAAATCAAG GCCAGTCCTTCAGCAGCCGCATCTTATGGGAGCACACCAGGGGGCGCTATAACTGTCTCCAGTGTGGCCACAGCACCCCCAACCGCAAGGAGATGACTGCTCACATCGAGGGCCAACATAAGAGCCCCTCTGGCAAACCATCCTCTGAGACTG ACGGAACAGACAGCTCCCCTACACAGCTACAGTCGCCATCAGATGGGGAACTCTCGGCCGACACCCACCCGTGA
- the znf414 gene encoding zinc finger protein 414 isoform X3, with product MSTDVKPAIVRSTNTTMPPGSSRVSCTVYGCKRYYTDMTSLNSHINDHQIPAESLPGKVFLCSSLGCEGSFSNMQQLMEHMRVHYKPNIFFICESCRAKLRSYRTLLKHLQTCAKVAKSKAARAGALGEQGPEAELATPISAPDPSEEHKEEDMETEVSLPPTEPPIAVGLSPEPMLSSSPQEASAQSPSSGPQTPPSQPLASPSPQGASAASNAIWRKNQDTPGPQMHRWNSPPSSHTISRGQSFSSRILWEHTRGRYNCLQCGHSTPNRKEMTAHIEGQHKSPSGKPSSETDGTDSSPTQLQSPSDGELSADTHP from the exons ATGTCCACCGACGTTAAGCCTGCCATTGTACGGTCCACAAATACTACGATGCCACCAG GCAGCAGTCGCGTATCCTGCACAGTGTACGGGTGCAAGAGATACTACACTGACATGACATCACTTAACAGTCACATCAACGACCACCAGATTCCTGCAGAGTCTTTACCAG GGAAGGTATTCCTGTGCTCTTCATTGGGTTGTGAGGGCTCCTTCTCCAACATGCAACAGCTGATGGAACACATGAGGGTCCATTATAAACCAAACATCTTtttcat CTGTGAGAGTTGCCGGGCCAAGCTGCGATCCTATCGCACACTTCTGAAACACCTGCAAACCTGCGCTAAAGTGGCCAAGAGCAAGGCGGCGCGTGCAGGGGCACTCGGTGAGCAAGGCCCCGAGGCTGAGCTTGCGACCCCCATCTCTGCACCTGACCCATCAGAGGAGCACAAGGAGGAGGACATGGAGACAGAAGTCAGCCTGCCGCCCACAGAGCCCCCCATAGCTGTGGGGCTCTCCCCCGAGCCCATGCTCTCCTCCAGTCCCCAGGAGGCGTCTGCTCAGAGTCCCAGCAGCGGACCTCAGACCCCCCCGTCACAACCGCTGGCCTCCCCCTCGCCTCAGGGAGCTTCAGCTGCCTCCAACGCTATCTGGAGGAAAAATCAAG ACACGCCTGGGCCTCAAATGCACAGATGGAACTCTCCTCCAAGCAGTCACACTATAAGTAGAG GCCAGTCCTTCAGCAGCCGCATCTTATGGGAGCACACCAGGGGGCGCTATAACTGTCTCCAGTGTGGCCACAGCACCCCCAACCGCAAGGAGATGACTGCTCACATCGAGGGCCAACATAAGAGCCCCTCTGGCAAACCATCCTCTGAGACTG ACGGAACAGACAGCTCCCCTACACAGCTACAGTCGCCATCAGATGGGGAACTCTCGGCCGACACCCACCCGTGA
- the LOC134102072 gene encoding uncharacterized protein LOC134102072 isoform X2: MSDTELEELKKKVTDLIDEEDLLMPSSPEPAPSTSQPVKWVKRDSDGNIIFDRPRSSRRPPSERAGGQSQHRHRAHARATESTSADAATESTSAEADWLGSDTTESFLQELQQSVATMEEEPTPQAASCHWGARKALHFDWWVKERPQFLNAVLAAQHGGRQVCQHCGREDAIIRCRDCRPRPFFCSQCDVHRHSVDVLHNRDTTVSGYFQPLPPTECLSEGTITQCVRLVPLEMPKTICGCALGSQSVHPGKSVAVVTMNGRYDLSLPEMKCAECNASWIAEVGDLVRSDYWPATEHFATVYAMDVFSSYEDMKMAAPGLSCQAFLRMIDQRTIRFGRSGKVIADSFRRSFLEWEAVQFEVDGLCKEDHFACTACTPEMLAICVDGNRKHYRFKSAARTEEQTPIFGDAFIALDEEVQRFVEAVRSMAHHVPGSGFCGGQWTAARETSRRSNSKVDEEGLELAVCRHGVLLHALNMFRGEIFAYPMYLQNKLACKSPKFFAMDVCCKYWPYLQKVAEKCPELQHLLNMKPFLSVFHAKAHDLKCEVKWSGAYQEGAGSTLGEEVEQCNAFLSRIAVTTKHMSKAGRTDTLTLMAMRWNQQKLNNLATALAGRYQKATKALEIHVQDLEVMKRQLSVTQVEVAGWVTDIKEWAEATTSHLDVDLHAVASRIEGLVASIKRRSQRLYRDHDGCKSRARFRRKIREEKAILKTVVEVYNTMVPDGEKIEFDSVLDTETVWPWHLLHGDSVDMKTKRKAFDLAMAISRLEEERNIVAKEMQKHWQSLSTQTDILKQLSCSLSTDSWRSGLSGLGEEAMKGLHSVLLKKTRKLMGMMEHARHCYAKVLQGANLDITEDSDDFDSDGELSE; the protein is encoded by the exons ATGAGTGACACAGAGTtggaagaattaaaaaaaaaagtcactgaTCTCATTGATGAGGAAGATCTGCTGATGCCATCCTCACCGGAGCCAGCCCCATCCACCAGCCAGCCCGTCAAGTGGGTTAAGAGGGACAGTGATGGCAACATCATCTTTGACAGGCCCAGGTCCTCTCGCAGACCACCTAGTGAGAGGGCTGGTGGTCAAAGTCAACATCGTCATCGAGCCCATGCCAGGGCCACAGAAAGCACCAGTGCAGATGCTGCCACAGAAAGCACCAGTGCAGAGGCTGACTGGTTGGGTAGTGATACCACTG AGTCCTTCCTGCAAGAGTTGCAGCAatcagtggccaccatggaggAAGAACCAACACCACAAGCTGCATCATGTCATTGGGGCGCTCGGAAGGCCCTGCATTTTGATTGGTGGGTCAAAGAGAGGCCCCAGTTCCTGAATGCTGTGCTGGCAGCACAGCATGGTGGAAGGCAAGTCTGCCAACATTGTGGACGTGAGGATGCTATCATTCGGTGTCGTGATTGCCGACCACGTCCATTCTTCTGTTCACAATgcgatgtccacagacacagtGTGGATGTCCTCCACAACAGGGACACAACTGTGTCTGGCTACTTCCAGCCTCTACCTCCCACAGAGTGTCTATCGGAGGGGACTATTACTCAGTGTG TGCGTCTTGTACCTCTCGAGATGCCCAAGACCATTTGTGGTTGTGCTTTGGGATCCCAGAGTGTTCACCCTGGGAAATCTGTAGCTGTGGTCACAATGAATG GCCGATATGATCTCAGTTTGCCTGAAATGAAGTGTGCAGAGTGCAATGCCTCATGGATTGCTGAAGTGGGTGACTTGGTCAGGAGTGACTACTGGCCGGCTACAGAGCATTTTGCAACTGTATATGCAATGGATGTGTTCTCCTCCTATGAAGACATGAAGATGGCGGCTCCAGGCCTTTCTTGCCAGGCATTCCTAAGGATGATAGACCAACGAACGATCCGCTTCGGCCGT AGTGGCAAGGTCATAGCGGATAGCTTCCGCAGGAGCTTTTTGGAGTGGGAGGCGGTCCAATTTGAGGTGGACGGCCTGTGCAAGGAGGACCATTTTGCTTGCACTGCTTGCACTCCCGAGATGCTTGCCATCTGTGTTGATGGGAACCGTAAGCATTATCGGTTTAAGAGTGCAGCAAG AACCGAGGAACAAACCCCGATATTTGGGGATGCGTTCATCGCCCTAGATGAGGAGGTGCAACGTTTTGTGGAGGCTGTTCGCTCTATGGCCCACCAT GTCCCTGGAAGTGGTTTTTGTGGGGGACAGTGGACAGCAGCGAGGGAGACCTCACGCAGGTCTAACAGCAAAGTGGATGAGGAGGGCCTTGAGCTGGCAGTTTGCAGGCACGGGGTCCTTCTACATGCCCTGAACATGTTCAGAGGGGAGATTTTCGCGTACCCTATGTACTTGCAGAATAAGCTTGCATGTAAATCTCCAAAGTTTTTTGCGATGGATGTGTGCTGCAAATACTGGCCATATTTGCAAAAGGTGGCAGAGAAATGTCCGGAGCTGCAGCACCTCCTCAATATGAAGCCTTTTTTATCAGTGTTCCACGCTAAAGCCCATGACTTAAAATGTGAG GTCAAATGGAGTGGGGCCTACCAGGAAGGGGCCGGATCAACACTTGGGGAGGAGGTTGAGCAATGTAATGCCTTCCTCTCCAGGATTGCAGTGACAACGAAACACATGTCAAAAGCTG GACGTACAGATACACTTACGCTGATGGCCATGCGGTGGAATCAGCAGAAGCTCAATAACTTGGCTACTGCACTTGCTGGCCGATATCAGAAG GCCACTAAAGCATTGGAAATCCATGTTCAGGACCTGGAGGTCATGAAAAGACAACTATCAGTGACACAGGTTGAAGTTGCGGGCTGGGTCACTGATATAAAAGAGTGGGCAGAAG CAACAACGTCTCATTTGGATGTTGATCTCCATGCTGTGGCAAGTAGGATCGAGGGGCTGGTGGCGAGTATAAAGCGGAGATCCCAGCGACTTTACAGAGACCATGATGGCTGCAAAAGTCGGGCCCGCTTTCGACGGAAAATAAGAGAGGAGAAAGCCATTCTCAAGACTGTGGTTGAAGTGTACAACACCATGGTCCCAGACGGGGAAAAAattgaatttgacagtgtgcTTGACACTGAGACAGTCTGGCCATGGCATCTTTTGCATGGTG ATTCGGTAGACATGAAAACAAAGAGGAAGGCATTTGATCTGGCGATGGCCATCAGCAGACTTGAGGAAGAGCGGAACATCGTTGCAAAAGAAATGCAGAAACACTGGCAGTCTCTCTCCACCCAGACAGACATATTGAAACAACTCTCTTGCTCCCTTTCCACAGATTCCTGGAGAA GTGGCCTATCAGGGCTGGGTGAAGAGGCAATGAAGGGGCTCCATAGCGTTCTCCTGAAAAAGACGAGGAAACTCATGGGCATGATGGAGCATGCAAGGCACTGCTACGCCAAAGTCCTACAAGGGGCCAATCTAGACATTACTGAAGACTCGGATGATTTTGACAGTGATGGTGAACTGTCAGAGTGA
- the LOC134102072 gene encoding uncharacterized protein LOC134102072 isoform X1, whose product MSDTELEELKKKVTDLIDEEDLLMPSSPEPAPSTSQPVKWVKRDSDGNIIFDRPRSSRRPPSERAGGQSQHRHRAHARATESTSADAATESTSAEADWLGSDTTESFLQELQQSVATMEEEPTPQAASCHWGARKALHFDWWVKERPQFLNAVLAAQHGGRQVCQHCGREDAIIRCRDCRPRPFFCSQCDVHRHSVDVLHNRDTTVSGYFQPLPPTECLSEGTITQCVRLVPLEMPKTICGCALGSQSVHPGKSVAVVTMNGRYDLSLPEMKCAECNASWIAEVGDLVRSDYWPATEHFATVYAMDVFSSYEDMKMAAPGLSCQAFLRMIDQRTIRFGRSGKVIADSFRRSFLEWEAVQFEVDGLCKEDHFACTACTPEMLAICVDGNRKHYRFKSAARTEEQTPIFGDAFIALDEEVQRFVEAVRSMAHHVPGSGFCGGQWTAARETSRRSNSKVDEEGLELAVCRHGVLLHALNMFRGEIFAYPMYLQNKLACKSPKFFAMDVCCKYWPYLQKVAEKCPELQHLLNMKPFLSVFHAKAHDLKCEVKWSGAYQEGAGSTLGEEVEQCNAFLSRIAVTTKHMSKAGRTDTLTLMAMRWNQQKLNNLATALAGRYQKATKALEIHVQDLEVMKRQLSVTQVEVAGWVTDIKEWAEATTSHLDVDLHAVASRIEGLVASIKRRSQRLYRDHDGCKSRARFRRKIREEKAILKTVVEVYNTMVPDGEKIEFDSVLDTETVWPWHLLHGVLSNCFPDSVDMKTKRKAFDLAMAISRLEEERNIVAKEMQKHWQSLSTQTDILKQLSCSLSTDSWRSGLSGLGEEAMKGLHSVLLKKTRKLMGMMEHARHCYAKVLQGANLDITEDSDDFDSDGELSE is encoded by the exons ATGAGTGACACAGAGTtggaagaattaaaaaaaaaagtcactgaTCTCATTGATGAGGAAGATCTGCTGATGCCATCCTCACCGGAGCCAGCCCCATCCACCAGCCAGCCCGTCAAGTGGGTTAAGAGGGACAGTGATGGCAACATCATCTTTGACAGGCCCAGGTCCTCTCGCAGACCACCTAGTGAGAGGGCTGGTGGTCAAAGTCAACATCGTCATCGAGCCCATGCCAGGGCCACAGAAAGCACCAGTGCAGATGCTGCCACAGAAAGCACCAGTGCAGAGGCTGACTGGTTGGGTAGTGATACCACTG AGTCCTTCCTGCAAGAGTTGCAGCAatcagtggccaccatggaggAAGAACCAACACCACAAGCTGCATCATGTCATTGGGGCGCTCGGAAGGCCCTGCATTTTGATTGGTGGGTCAAAGAGAGGCCCCAGTTCCTGAATGCTGTGCTGGCAGCACAGCATGGTGGAAGGCAAGTCTGCCAACATTGTGGACGTGAGGATGCTATCATTCGGTGTCGTGATTGCCGACCACGTCCATTCTTCTGTTCACAATgcgatgtccacagacacagtGTGGATGTCCTCCACAACAGGGACACAACTGTGTCTGGCTACTTCCAGCCTCTACCTCCCACAGAGTGTCTATCGGAGGGGACTATTACTCAGTGTG TGCGTCTTGTACCTCTCGAGATGCCCAAGACCATTTGTGGTTGTGCTTTGGGATCCCAGAGTGTTCACCCTGGGAAATCTGTAGCTGTGGTCACAATGAATG GCCGATATGATCTCAGTTTGCCTGAAATGAAGTGTGCAGAGTGCAATGCCTCATGGATTGCTGAAGTGGGTGACTTGGTCAGGAGTGACTACTGGCCGGCTACAGAGCATTTTGCAACTGTATATGCAATGGATGTGTTCTCCTCCTATGAAGACATGAAGATGGCGGCTCCAGGCCTTTCTTGCCAGGCATTCCTAAGGATGATAGACCAACGAACGATCCGCTTCGGCCGT AGTGGCAAGGTCATAGCGGATAGCTTCCGCAGGAGCTTTTTGGAGTGGGAGGCGGTCCAATTTGAGGTGGACGGCCTGTGCAAGGAGGACCATTTTGCTTGCACTGCTTGCACTCCCGAGATGCTTGCCATCTGTGTTGATGGGAACCGTAAGCATTATCGGTTTAAGAGTGCAGCAAG AACCGAGGAACAAACCCCGATATTTGGGGATGCGTTCATCGCCCTAGATGAGGAGGTGCAACGTTTTGTGGAGGCTGTTCGCTCTATGGCCCACCAT GTCCCTGGAAGTGGTTTTTGTGGGGGACAGTGGACAGCAGCGAGGGAGACCTCACGCAGGTCTAACAGCAAAGTGGATGAGGAGGGCCTTGAGCTGGCAGTTTGCAGGCACGGGGTCCTTCTACATGCCCTGAACATGTTCAGAGGGGAGATTTTCGCGTACCCTATGTACTTGCAGAATAAGCTTGCATGTAAATCTCCAAAGTTTTTTGCGATGGATGTGTGCTGCAAATACTGGCCATATTTGCAAAAGGTGGCAGAGAAATGTCCGGAGCTGCAGCACCTCCTCAATATGAAGCCTTTTTTATCAGTGTTCCACGCTAAAGCCCATGACTTAAAATGTGAG GTCAAATGGAGTGGGGCCTACCAGGAAGGGGCCGGATCAACACTTGGGGAGGAGGTTGAGCAATGTAATGCCTTCCTCTCCAGGATTGCAGTGACAACGAAACACATGTCAAAAGCTG GACGTACAGATACACTTACGCTGATGGCCATGCGGTGGAATCAGCAGAAGCTCAATAACTTGGCTACTGCACTTGCTGGCCGATATCAGAAG GCCACTAAAGCATTGGAAATCCATGTTCAGGACCTGGAGGTCATGAAAAGACAACTATCAGTGACACAGGTTGAAGTTGCGGGCTGGGTCACTGATATAAAAGAGTGGGCAGAAG CAACAACGTCTCATTTGGATGTTGATCTCCATGCTGTGGCAAGTAGGATCGAGGGGCTGGTGGCGAGTATAAAGCGGAGATCCCAGCGACTTTACAGAGACCATGATGGCTGCAAAAGTCGGGCCCGCTTTCGACGGAAAATAAGAGAGGAGAAAGCCATTCTCAAGACTGTGGTTGAAGTGTACAACACCATGGTCCCAGACGGGGAAAAAattgaatttgacagtgtgcTTGACACTGAGACAGTCTGGCCATGGCATCTTTTGCATGGTG TCTTAAGTAACTGTTTTCCAGATTCGGTAGACATGAAAACAAAGAGGAAGGCATTTGATCTGGCGATGGCCATCAGCAGACTTGAGGAAGAGCGGAACATCGTTGCAAAAGAAATGCAGAAACACTGGCAGTCTCTCTCCACCCAGACAGACATATTGAAACAACTCTCTTGCTCCCTTTCCACAGATTCCTGGAGAA GTGGCCTATCAGGGCTGGGTGAAGAGGCAATGAAGGGGCTCCATAGCGTTCTCCTGAAAAAGACGAGGAAACTCATGGGCATGATGGAGCATGCAAGGCACTGCTACGCCAAAGTCCTACAAGGGGCCAATCTAGACATTACTGAAGACTCGGATGATTTTGACAGTGATGGTGAACTGTCAGAGTGA
- the LOC134102618 gene encoding holocytochrome c-type synthase has translation MTETVSNHMGSLKVETFSPPESAPPRSCPMHQEHKQSAPPPECPMHKASVPAQQAPKTSPTVPETPAHQDRAYEFVECPMKAARGENGAMSDINPANMMPPPNQTPAAGQPFSLSVNRQESTIPRSGAEQNWVYPSEQMFWNAMLRKGWQWNEGDIGQKDMKSIIKIHNQNNEMAWQEILRWEALHSKECPCGPTLVRFGGKAKDLTPRAKFRHWMGYELPFDRHDWIVNRCGKEVRYVIDYYDAGLSTKHTILDVRPALDSIGAVWDRMRVAWFHWTSS, from the exons ATGACCGAGACTGTGTCCAACCACATGGGCTCACTGAAGGTCGAGACCTTCTCTCCTCCAGAATCTGCACCACCACGGAGTTGTCCCATGCATCAGGAGCACAAACAAA GCGCTCCTCCCCCAGAATGCCCCATGCACAAGGCATCTGTACCTGCCCAGCAGGCTCCAAAGACTTCCCCTACAGTCCCAGAGACTCCTGCTCATCAGGACCGAGCCTATGAGTTTGTGGAGTGTCCGATGAAGGCAGCAAGAGGAGAGAACGGAGCGATGTCTGACATAAACCCTGCAAACATG ATGCCCCCACCCAACCAAACCCCAGCAGCTGGTCAGCCTTTTTCCCTGTCTGTGAACAGACAAGAGTCCACAATCCCCCGGTCCGGGGCTGAACAGAACTGGGTCTACCCATCAGAACAGATGTTCTGGAACGCTATGCTACGCAAAGG GTGGCAATGGAATGAAGGTGACATTGGACAGAAGGACATGAAAAGCATCATCAAGATTCACAACCAGAACAATGAGATGGCTTGGCAGGAGATCCTCAGATGGGAGGCTCTTCATTCCAA GGAGTGTCCTTGTGGTCCAACTTTGGTTCGGTTTGGAGGTAAAGCAAAGGACCTGACACCAAGAGCCAAGTTCCGCCATTGGATGGG GTATGAATTGCCATTTGACAGACACGACTGGATTGTAAATCGTTGTGGAAAAGAAGTCCGATATGTCATAGACTACTATGATGCTGGTCTTTCCACCAAACACACCATTCTAGATGTGCGCCCTGCTTTGGACTCCATTGGAGCGGTGTGGGATCGCATGAGGGTTGCATGGTTTCACTGGACCTCCTCGTGA
- the znf414 gene encoding zinc finger protein 414 isoform X1, translating into MSELAKLLSSGFTGPTVYTPEIANMSTDVKPAIVRSTNTTMPPGSSRVSCTVYGCKRYYTDMTSLNSHINDHQIPAESLPGKVFLCSSLGCEGSFSNMQQLMEHMRVHYKPNIFFICESCRAKLRSYRTLLKHLQTCAKVAKSKAARAGALGEQGPEAELATPISAPDPSEEHKEEDMETEVSLPPTEPPIAVGLSPEPMLSSSPQEASAQSPSSGPQTPPSQPLASPSPQGASAASNAIWRKNQDTPGPQMHRWNSPPSSHTISRGQSFSSRILWEHTRGRYNCLQCGHSTPNRKEMTAHIEGQHKSPSGKPSSETDGTDSSPTQLQSPSDGELSADTHP; encoded by the exons ATG TCTGAGCTAGCGAAACTGTTGTCCTCTGGCTTCACGGGTCCAACTGTTTACACTCCTGAAATTGCAAACATGTCCACCGACGTTAAGCCTGCCATTGTACGGTCCACAAATACTACGATGCCACCAG GCAGCAGTCGCGTATCCTGCACAGTGTACGGGTGCAAGAGATACTACACTGACATGACATCACTTAACAGTCACATCAACGACCACCAGATTCCTGCAGAGTCTTTACCAG GGAAGGTATTCCTGTGCTCTTCATTGGGTTGTGAGGGCTCCTTCTCCAACATGCAACAGCTGATGGAACACATGAGGGTCCATTATAAACCAAACATCTTtttcat CTGTGAGAGTTGCCGGGCCAAGCTGCGATCCTATCGCACACTTCTGAAACACCTGCAAACCTGCGCTAAAGTGGCCAAGAGCAAGGCGGCGCGTGCAGGGGCACTCGGTGAGCAAGGCCCCGAGGCTGAGCTTGCGACCCCCATCTCTGCACCTGACCCATCAGAGGAGCACAAGGAGGAGGACATGGAGACAGAAGTCAGCCTGCCGCCCACAGAGCCCCCCATAGCTGTGGGGCTCTCCCCCGAGCCCATGCTCTCCTCCAGTCCCCAGGAGGCGTCTGCTCAGAGTCCCAGCAGCGGACCTCAGACCCCCCCGTCACAACCGCTGGCCTCCCCCTCGCCTCAGGGAGCTTCAGCTGCCTCCAACGCTATCTGGAGGAAAAATCAAG ACACGCCTGGGCCTCAAATGCACAGATGGAACTCTCCTCCAAGCAGTCACACTATAAGTAGAG GCCAGTCCTTCAGCAGCCGCATCTTATGGGAGCACACCAGGGGGCGCTATAACTGTCTCCAGTGTGGCCACAGCACCCCCAACCGCAAGGAGATGACTGCTCACATCGAGGGCCAACATAAGAGCCCCTCTGGCAAACCATCCTCTGAGACTG ACGGAACAGACAGCTCCCCTACACAGCTACAGTCGCCATCAGATGGGGAACTCTCGGCCGACACCCACCCGTGA
- the LOC134102602 gene encoding membrane-spanning 4-domains subfamily A member 4A-like — protein sequence MNNCGPSSNGFVVITHVYPQQSAQSHVLPQTGAVPAVSSPLGKFLKGEPAVLGTVQIMTGIVVFLFGIVTSFHSSTASSSCGIMFWGSINYIVAGSLTVIANKKLCPCMLKASLVVNVIGTITAGIAIIVHGFDFLVLGFFYHSCYEDHDSYDCWKNRRLFLTRARGIAGVMIVLSVLEFIVSICISAFVCKATCSSNTQVVISNPVPPPFPVSSASAPPLNTCEMPLFLPSVGSPFHHSSVDGSRDGKAEDLPPEYTAIQ from the exons ATGAACAACTGTGGTCCTTCTTCCAATGGCTTTGTGGTCATTACCCATGTGTATCCACAACAAAGTGCCCAGAGTCATGTTTTACCCCAGACTGGAGCTGTTCCAGCAGTCTCATCTCCGCTTGGGAAATTCCTTAAAGGGGAACCAGCAGTCCTGGGA ACGGTCCAGATAATGACTGGCATTGTTGTATTCTTGTTTGGCATTGTGACTTCATTTCATTCATCAACAGCGTCCTCTTCCTGTGGCATCATGTTCTGGGGATCAATTAAT TACATTGTAGCAGGCTCTCTTACTGTTATCGCCAATAAGAAGCTCTGTCCGTGTATG CTCAAGGCATCACTGGTGGTGAATGTCATAGGCACCATAACCGCTGGAATCGCCATTATCGTACATGGCTTTGATTTCCTTGTCCTAGGATTCTTTTATCACAGCTGTTATGAAGACCATGACAGCTATGATTGTTGGAAGAATAGGAGATTGTTTTTG ACCAGGGCAAGGGGGATTGCTGGAGTGATGATAGTTTTGTCAGTGCTAGAGTTCATTGTTTCCATTTGCATATCTGCATTTGTCTGCAAAGCCACCTGCTCCTCAAATACTCAG GTGGTCATTTCCAACCCGGTGCCCCCACCTTTCCCCGTCTCCAGCGCTTCTGCCCCTCCACTGAACACCTGTGAG ATGCCTCTCTTCCTACCCAGTGTGGGTTCCCCTTTTCATCACAGCAGTGTTGATGGTTCAAGGGATGGCAAAGCTGAAGATCTGCCCCCAGAGTACACCGCTATCCAATGA